In Leishmania braziliensis MHOM/BR/75/M2904 complete genome, chromosome 31, one genomic interval encodes:
- a CDS encoding putative transcription like protein nupm1: protein MDLSVTVSFIFIVSATLLGFAAMIALFVSMPFSCCKISNGDLADGNRGRQRAGAATGQLGSSSNGEGAASEREWRGIPLNSRPPRLTPEQEILRDKAMERYKRRKARQERRCQRQAAREARMANMREGYGEDTASEGEFADGSSVTSRTTLASAAPTARTASTVAYGRGSYFLPSPCACEGHIEEHDDSDDRRSSRSSGSRGSTGTARSRASQGTATTKSHMRHRQRQRLRRREQQQQVDLFNQWARMQMVPSSELSPSSKSLSASSQRDEEGSTTDEGGRRRTKAAFGSRCRVHTHRRRSSSVASSAPRPPEDVLGTGCSTYPFVMNAEHGHLESLRVGNQHPVSDKITVDADGSECDTTPFCPFTHSNGATDSSSPHVSPADHLRYANRTGEQSGHLQPRRHKHTWKNVEHNVALSGFFNRPTNDNMAGADIQSRPHYNDGEPSHNPLGDHEHIFQK from the coding sequence ATGGACCTCTCTGTCACAGTCAGCTTCATCTTCATTGTCAGCGCTACTCTCTTAGGCTTCGCTGCTATGATCGCTTTGTTTGTATCGATGCCTTTTAGCTGCTGTAAAATCTCGAACGGTGATCTGGCTGATGGCAACCGCGGCAGGCAACGCGCGGGCGCTGCTACCGGGCAGTTGGGCTCGTCCTCCAACGGCGAGGGAGCCGCGTCAGAACGTGAGTGGAGGGGTATTCCGCTGAACTCGCGGCCGCCTCGCCTTACCCCAGAGCAAGAGATCCTGCGCGACAAGGCAATGGAGCGGTACAAGCGACGTAAGGCCCGCCAGGAACGCCGTTGTCAGCGCCAAGCTGCCCGCGAGGCGCGCATGGCGAATATGCGCGAGGGTTACGGAGAAGACACAGCGAGCGAGGGCGAGTTTGCTGATGGTTCCTCTGTCACCAGTCGAACGACACTcgcgtctgctgcgccgaCAGCGCGGACAGCGTCGACTGTCGCGTACGGACGAGGCTCCTACTTCCTACCTTCCCCCTGCGCCTGTGAGGGGCACATAGAGGAGCATGATGACAGCGACGACCGGCGCAgctcacgcagcagcggctcgcgGGGCAGCACTGGCACTGCGCGCAGTCGTGCCAGCCAGGGCACCGCCACGACCAAGTCGCACATgcgtcaccgccagcgccagcgtctgcgtcgtcgcgagcagcaacagcaggtGGATCTGTTTAATCAGTGGGCACGCATGCAGATGGTGCCTTCCTCAGAGCTGTCACCCTCCTCAaagtctctctctgcgtcgtCGCAGCGTGACGAGGAGGGAAGCACGACAGATGAAGGTGGTCGTCGCCGCACCAAAGCGGCCTTCGGCAGTCGTTGCCGCGTCCATACGCATCGGAGACGCTCGTCCAGCGTGGCCAGTTCAGCACCTCGTCCACCGGAGGACGTGCTCGGCACCGGCTGCTCGACGTACCCGTTCGTCATGAACGCCGAGCACGGCCATCTGGAGAGCCTCAGAGTTGGCAATCAGCACCCGGTGTCTGACAAGATAACAGTGGATGCAGACGGTAGTGAATGCGACACGACGCCCTTCTGCCCGTTTACGCACTCGAACGGTGCGACCGATTCGAGTTCGCCGCATGTGTCGCCGGCGGATCACTTAAGATACGCTAACCGCACCGGTGAGCAGAGCGGCCAtctgcagccgcgccgccacaAGCATACGTGGAAAAATGTTGAGCACAACGTCGCACTCAGTGGTTTCTTTAACCGCCCTACGAATGATAACATGGCTGGCGCAGATATTCAGTCTAGGCCCCACTACAATGACGGAGAGCCGTCACACAACCCCCTCGGGGACCACGAGCATATTTTCCAGAAGTGA
- a CDS encoding putative dihydrouridine synthase (Dus): protein MAYNEKQLKAYRQLIAEGKPFRSTTCPYCNGHRDATVKHVHPSTKPSSAWDFWNDVLVRKYAAVQSPATRANMETSVTDSSEVRGTPRSASNEASKNEAVVEAQHLDVISSPRMFVVGPMVDQSELPFRMLCRQYGATVAYTPMLHAKSFAEGAAYRSHFLSVTPPGEVKAAMEAPFASPSVSAGEHSGGSNTRTGVGTDGDDAVADVALVDRPCIVQFCGNDPDIVLRAARLAVLGEQAAAGEQTAANYRVSTAPVYPVPVRVNGSSLEEEPVHRLYQCDAVDLNLGCPQGIARRGHYGSFLMEDWESIHTIVHTLHVELEVPVTVKIRVFDRPGHAEAADNDHECATHCSPAACVEEEEEDAAAAATAVVGTLPKPLEEGFDEALTILYARMIRDAGAQVLCIHGRTREMKGQHTGTANMELIRRVRLALSGTIPVISNGNVRTYDDVIAHLQETRCEGHMCAEPLLWDPKLFSNPSQPVMPGRTHSADKATRLSALHTALVYMQWVRHYPVDIGFVKAHLFKMCFHSYELHTRFREELCQLKTSITAMKKVEKWNTMGVMDTMQVCATPRTEELTALSFAVHEEVDEEESAAVVAAAAAVPLSPSAFEQLVGAIEAHLRALIEAEHRCSEAGAQPKSAQAEKAKAKQELVDIWEEGGDLGIDF, encoded by the coding sequence ATGGCCTATAATGAAAAGCAGCTGAAGGCGTACCGGCAGCTCATAGCAGAGGGGAAACCCTTTCGCAGCACCACATGCCCCTACTGCAATGGACACCGTGACGCTACCGTGAAGCACGTCCACCCCAGCACGAAGCCATCCAGTGCGTGGGACTTCTGGAATGATGTGCTAGTGCGCAAGTACGCCGCGGTGCAGTCACCGGCCACTCGCGCAAACATGGAAACATCCGTTACAGACTCCTCGGAGGTGAGAGGAACTCCACGAAGTGCTTCCAATGAAGCTAGTAAAAACGAGGCGGTGGTAGAGGCACAGCATCTTGACGTCATCAGCAGCCCTCGCATGTTCGTTGTTGGTCCGATGGTCGACCAGAGCGAGCTTCCGTTCCGCATGCTGTGCCGTCAGTACGGCGCCACAGTGGCCTACACACCGATGCTGCATGCAAAGAGCTTTGCAGAGGGCGCCGCGTATCGATCGCACTTTCTCTCAGTGACTCCGCCGGGAGAAGTTAAAGCGGCCATGGAGGCGCCATTTGCGAGCCCCTCCGTCTCAGCCGGCGAACACTCCGGCGGCTCTAATACGAGGACAGGTGTTGGGACTGATGGTGACGATGCTGTGGCCGATGTCGCGCTTGTAGACCGACCGTGCATCGTGCAGTTCTGCGGGAACGACCCGGATATTGTCTTGAGGGCTGCCCGGCTTGCTGTCCTCGGCgagcaggcagcggcaggggagCAGACAGCTGCCAATTACCGTGTCTCCACAGCTCCTGTGTACCCAGTGCCCGTACGAGTCAATGGGTCGTCTTTAGAGGAGGAGCCGGTGCACCGCCTGTACCAGTGTGACGCGGTCGATCTCAACCTCGGGTGCCCGCAAGGCATAGCCCGCCGTGGCCACTACGGCTCCTTCCTCATGGAGGACTGGGAATCAATCCACACCATCGTGCACACCCTCCACGTGGAGCTGGAGGTGCCCGTGACGGTGAAGATACGCGTGTTCGACCGCCCTGGGCACGCGGAGGCTGCCGATAACGACCACGAATGCGCCACCCATTGCAGCCCCGCCGCctgtgtggaggaggaggaggaggacgccgccgccgctgctactgctgttGTGGGCACCTTACCAAagccgctggaggagggcttTGACGAGGCTCTCACCATCCTCTACGCCCGCATGATTCGAGACGCGGGTGCACAAGTGCTGTGCATTCACGGCCGCACACGTGAGATGAAGGGGCAGCATACCGGGACAGCAAACATGGAGCTCATCCGCCGTGTGCGCCTTGCACTAAGTGGCACCATCCCTGTCATCTCGAACGGCAACGTACGCACCTACGACGATGTGATTGCTCATCTGCAGGAGACGCGGTGTGAGGGCCACATGTGCGCCGAACCGCTGCTGTGGGACCCGAAACTGTTCAGCAACCCTTCCCAGCCTGTTATGCCAGGACGTACCCACAGCGCTGACAAAGCGACGCGACTATCAGCGCTGCACACAGCGCTTGTGTACATGCAGTGGGTGCGCCACTACCCAGTCGACATCGGCTTCGTGAAGGCGCACCTCTTCAAGATGTGCTTTCACAGCTACGAGCTGCACACGAGGTTTCGTGAGGAGCTGTGTCAGCTCAAGACCAGCATCACAGCGATgaagaaggtggagaagtGGAATACCATGGGGGTGATGGACACGATGCAAGTCTGTGCAACGCCGCGAACCGAGGAGTTGACTGCACTTAGCTTTGCTGTGCATGAGGAAGTggatgaagaggagagcgccgctgtcgttgcggcggcagcagcggtgccactGTCTCCTTCCGCCTTTGAGCAGCTCGTTGGCGCTATCGAGGCGCACTTGCGGGCCCTAATAGAAGCGGAGCACCGATGCTCAGAGGCTGGCGCGCAGCCCAAGTCTGcgcaggcggagaaggcgaaggcgaAGCAAGAGCTTGTCGACATctgggaggagggaggcgaccTGGGTATCGACTTCTGA